The nucleotide sequence GAAATGCAGTCCCTTTACCATTTTATTTATCTGAATGGTGAGCTTTgatcctgtgacctttgatcccaatcaTCTATCTTTGATCAGTCACCCATTATTGGTGTTGGTGAGTGATCACTGAATGTTGCCACAGTGGTTGTTTTCCTTAACATGTTTCTGTCTTGCTTTGATCCGGCAAGCAGATTGAGAGGCATCAGGATCAAATATCACAGATCAAAGGCGATATCTGCCTGTTGATCAGAATTAAAGTAGTCTTTTGCTTACTCTGTTACAGATACCTAGTTATCATCTGATAAAGCAGTTACTCTGTCAGTTTTCATTGCAGAAAGGTTTCCCAGTTAGtgttatttacaaaacaattacataatttagttacttttataGTTGCCCAAAATCAATTCACTGACCCTTCTACTTCTGCTCACTTACATGGGTCTAGTTAGTCAGTTGCTCTTTGGTCAACTAGTTATAGATACTGGTACTTTAATTCCCTTAGCATGCTAAAATCACTCGGATACGGTTACTCAAATTCACCGTTTTCTTTACTCCGTTACATTTACCAACGATACTAACTCAGATGAacaggatcaggatcaaagaagcAGAGATCAAATGCAGGATCAGGATTTAAGGGGCCAGAAACAAAGGTCAGAGGTAAGACCTGCACGCTAATCCAGATCTGGACCAAATTTTAATCAGCCACTCCTTGACCCAATTTTACATCTCCACCAAATTTTGATTTTCTCTTTGAGATATCCTACTGAATAGCTAACTCactaagagcaaaaaaaaaaacaatctcctTGGCTGAAATAAATCAATTATGAACAGTTGTTAATTTAACTGAACATAAGTTTAGATAATAAAAGCAAAACATGAACTCAGTGTAACTTGGTGTAAAACTGAATTTTGCAGGCATGTCCTTGCTGTCTCCTACACAGAAAGTCAATGTTTACGCAACACTTCAGAACTGAAAGAGTAAGAGTTTGCAGTTGTGAAGACTGAGTGTATGTTTCACTCCTCTGCAGATCACTTTACCGTGGGCTGAAGAGCAGGTCCAGAACGCACAGTCCTTTCTTCAGTCCATTTCCTTCCTGCAGACTCTGGCCAGCCAGTCTCCGCTTGGAGAGATAACTCTGAACCTGGTCACTATACCGACACCTGAGATCACCTGTGGCAGCGTCTGAGCCGTTTACATCATTTACAGTAAATAACTTGATCAGGCTGAAGGGCTGAGCTCTAATGTAAATATTTCTCATTTGTTCACTTTATCATGGATGGTTTCTTAATATGCAAAACCATACAATCAGAACAATAATGTCATAACTGTTTTTGTTGGTAACATATTGCTCACTCCCAATGTGGCACAAAACAAATGTCAATATTAAGAAGTGTTTAATGTCTGTGTAACACTTTTCATCATGGAACTCAAACAGTGAATCTGAGGCATTTGAACTTGTTTCTCATCGGTATTTTTGGGATTTGAACTTATTTCTCATCTGTGTCTTTAAGCATTACAATTGAACTTTATACAGATGACATGACTTTATTTCTGAAAGTCCACAACTTGGGTCCCAGAAGATCTGAACTGCATTTCTAAATTCTTATTACATTATGCAATAAACTGGTCTTAATCCTGTTCTGTCACAGTGGTGCACGGAGGAAACATAAAATTCCACCTTAACCGACCAGCAAACTAAACATCTACATTTATCCAAGTTTTCACAGTACGTCTCTTGCAGTGTAGCTTATCGAGAACTGATTTGCAAGTCAAAAGATGTCCAGGCTGAGCTGAAATTTCATTTTAAGTCTATTTACACAAAGCTGTACAACCTTTGAAATTTCACAAAGCTGACGTAATTtaatttctactgaaatccaactaTTATAAAGTAGGGTTATTTTTGTAACgtgctgcaaaattacagctcattttaatgaagaggacatatttaccTGAGTGGAAATCCATAGGGAATATTTGCATTTAATTCTTACGCCATCTACAGGAGGAAGCATGTGTGCGCAGGTGTTAAGTTTTGAGATTGTTACCTGACCCATTTACTTGTGTGTTGTCCCAGGGCGTCCATGCTAAAACATCTGTAACATGTCTTCTAAATTACTTCaggggtgttatctggttacaaaaatagtgtttttagaagtgtttatttcttgcaaaattttacaaaatatgagaaacatattggaTTTATACAGAAAATAGCCATTTCtgagcattttctgccattttggtttattttgttcgacCAAGCACCCACCTGACGTCATACTGCCGTTCtttattctgattggctgttgcagTGCCCTTCCCAGCGTCCTTGTGCAGATCGGGAGCCTGCAcgtgatctatgacatcactaCAAAATGAAGGTCATGGCGTGTGATGGCTTGATTTTCTACCCATCGGGGTTGAAGTTTCAAACAGTatcaattttgatcatattggcaatgtcatattatgaattccttatttaaatactaaggaataatagtggtgccaaagaaaactaTTGTTGTAACTTATGTCTTAAAAAACAAAAGCCGAACATTTTTACTCAGATGTTTGCGAAACTAATTTAGCCTGCCCTAGGAAAGAAACATCACATTTGGACCGACCCTCAAGTATCATTTTGTCAAgtagcattaaaaaaaatacgaGAGACCCAGAAATCCCACAGACATCTGTGTCACTGTTCAAAGATTGTTTAGGTTGATGTTTCCTTTCAGTGAGTGGGGTGTGGGGCTGGACCAAGGCACACTGAGGGGGTGTGGAAGACTTACCGAGCTGTAATATTTTCTTATTTATGGTTCTTTTATTCTGTTTATTCaagaaaatgcattaaaaataaatgtattcctAAAACATTGTATCGGTTGTGTACATGATAACGATGTGGGTCAAAGAGGGAAAACAAAGATCTGTGTTCGACTCTTCAGTCTAGATGCTTCCATTTGCTGGTGAGGCGAGCTCCGCTATCTTGGTATTAAGTTTCTGATTGGTCCAGTCCTTTGTGATATCATCCAAGTGGCTGTCAAAATCCACTAATAGTAACTGATCGCCAGACTCGAGCATCTGATTGGCTATCTCTCGAGTCTCCTCCCACTGTCTCAGCATTATCCTGTGCAGGATGAAACAAGGCACAGGGGGGAGGATGTtagaaaaacaaacaccatcataataataatacgaggtctgttagaaaactatccgacctttttattttttgcaaaaactatggatttgaatcgtgcgcttgcatcagccaagcttgaaccatgcgtgagttttttcacgcctgtcgggtgcgtcattcgcctgtgagcacgctttgagtgagcagtggtccagccccctcgtcggatttttgtgaggaaaatgtctgaacgatttggagctttgctgcatcaaatttttccagaaactgtgagagacagccaggtggaaaccattcggaagattcagacagctttcagggacgattctatggggctcatacagattaaggagtgttacaaccggtttaaagacggcgcacaatggcggagggcgggCCGCgctcccatcgacaggctgaaacgaccagatcatttccaaactgaatgctgtgttgatccgggacgtcgtctgactactacagaaatggcagaagacatagcactttttcggcacattccactgttacaggagtttttgtcatggaaagaggagcggaggaattcgccacggagccgctaatggcgtgggaaaaaagcacctccatgttagtctcacaggacatgttataacatgcccagctcttgcaccatttggaagattcagacggctttcggtggcttttcagtcgtgtgactatctggacatgccacaacatgtcctgtgaggcttcatcatggcgttgctttttgtcccgcgccatgagcggctccgtcccgacacgcgaattcctctgcacgtcttttcatgacaaaaactcctgtaacagtggaatgtgccgaaaaagtgctatgtccacatcttctgacatttctgtagtagtcagacgacgtcccggatcaacacatcattcagtttggaaatgatctggtcatttcagcctgccgCTCggcgcgcggtgcgccctccgccattgtgcgccatctttaaaccagttgtaacactccttaatctgtgtgatccccatagaattgtccctgaaagccgtctgaatcttccgaatggtgtccacctggctgtctctcagtttctggaaaaatttgatgcagcaaagctccaaatcgtttagacgttttcctcacaataaaaatccgacgagggggctggaccactgctcactcaaagcctgctcatgggcgaatgacgcaaccgacaggtgtgaaaaaactcaagcatgcgtacgaaggttcaagcttggctgatgcaatcacatgtgattcaaatccatatggtttttgcaaaaaataaaaaggtcggatagttttctaacagacctcgtagtaataataatgaaaagCTGGAGCTTACGTGTGTTTGTCTTTGAGCGTCCACCTTGAGTCTTTACGCTCGTATATCACAATAGGAGGAACCCGATAGTCTGGAGACATCTTGCTACCGTCAAGCTGTGGAGTAAAACAAAGGAAAGGAGGACCTAAGATATCAGAGGATCAACGGATCAGACTTTATAATTAAATTCTTTACAAATATAACAGAAGGACAGACTTCCAGCCGCATGGAGCAAAACTAAATAAGGTTTCTAAAATTTCTCAAATGGCCAAAGCTCAAACTACTTTAATATTGTCACAGAACAGATCAGCAAACACCGGGACAAATGACCCATTAatcaaataaataattaccctcaCAGCTTCAGCATgacatttctttttgtttttttactaaaaACAGGTGTGGCATCAAAAAGCTTACCATTAACAACACTGCACTGTCAAATTGCTCAGCAATCTTATCGGCTATCTTCAGTGCGCACGTTGTTGGGCTGTCAAACAAAAGACATGATTGAAGGATGGAAGCATACCATTTTTAAAACTTTTGCATCATATCgcagattcatgcaaattaattttgtgattcagtgatactgTACCATGCTTCTGTTTGACCTCAACTTTTGATCAATTCTGTTAAAAACTTAACCACTGAAACATAAAATCATTCGTAAGTATTTGGACTGTGACTTTGTAGAAACAAAAGAACACACGTGCTTGTAATGTAGACATTTAGTCTGAACAGCAGCTTGATCAGAAGTAAAGGACTTTGTGACCGGTACCTACTTACTTACCCGCAGGTTAACCAGTTAGTTAGTTACTTTAAGCTCCTTATTTAGTGTAAGTCAGTCAGCTACATTTATTATTTACTCAGTTACTATGTAATCAACAAATGACATCACAAGgttacatttattttgtaaagTTAGTTACCCAGGACACTGGCTCCAGACTTTGAGTTAACTGTTAtgccttgagtttgacctttcagagTCACTCAACATCACCTGGTCATGTTACCAATATTAAGGTGATACTTGTTAGTAGCGTTAACTACTAACCACAAGTGTGTATATTTAACAAAgccgctgggaaaaaaaaaatctaaatatccCCTGTATTTAATAGGGCAATTAATTATTTTCAGATTTTCCTCAAttagactaagtggttgaagatgagtgtgtgtagcCAATTAGTTGTTAagttcagaaaatggtgaaaaatgtcgaTCATTCTTTTCTGGAAACAAGATGActccttcaaatgtcttgttttgtccacaacacaAAAATACTTAGGTTACTGCCAGAGatgactaaaagaaaaaaaaagaaaaaaaaaaaaccctacttaAATGAACCATGAAGTTCATATttaagctgaaatcagagaattcgTATAGTAAAACAAAAATGGACTTAAGGTGATAAAATAGTTGTagattaataattgattaattgttgCAAGTTGTAAGCACTGGAGCAAAATGTTTGACCTTTGCCTATGACCTTGAGCCTGTGACCTTGATTTTTAACAGAGTTTCCTCTAAATGTCATTCTGACAAGTCTGGTTGAAATTGGATCTAACCCCTTAGTCTATTTAATttgttctctcacacacacacacaatatcctTACATGTACTACTACATGCAGATATGAGAAACAAAGCAACAAAAGGACCGTCATTCTGATCACTTAAATTGTAAACTAACCTACTATCTCCTGCACAGGCATTGGCTTGGTAGTATCCCACAATCGTCTGCTGAGTCTGTGAACACCAGACATCCACCTGAAACAGCAGAACCAAATCAAATTCTAAATGCCTCTGTGCAGTACTACAACTCAGACATGCTAATGATTATATTATTTTGTGTGTGGTTGTGGATATCTGACTTGGAGGAAACTGGACAAATCTCACACAAGATCATTCAAACATGTCACAGATCTGAGCCCAACTCAGTCATCTGAgaattatttaaattaaagtacTAATTTTGGGGGGGCAGGGCTCAGTACCCACTGTACCTGTGTGAGGGCCAACTGAGTGATGGGAGCCAGAGACAGGTGAGAGTGCAGCAGAGGTATACAATCTGTAACGCAAACGGCACCGCCTGTTGAGCTGGAGGACAACAGCAACCCATTAATGCTGCAGCGTGGAAACAGACACGAGTGCAGGTACATCTTCACGTAAGCACGACAGGACAGTTCCACCTCCCCCATGACCGCTGAGGAGacaaacagcaaacagacactgaAAAGTGgcttcaaaaaaacaaacaaaaaacacccaaACACACACTAAATTGAATAACCCAATCAGGATTCTCCAACAATAACTGTGTAAACAGACCCTCCAACTCTGAGACATGGAAATGAAGGTATCCATATTCATTTTATGAAGCACTGAAAATGAACATTTAAGCATTGTGTGCTAACAACTTTGAAGGCAAAGATTGTAAATCATGATATGGATAACCAAAAATTTGCAGGTTTTCACTAAACTGATTTTTGTAATTGgagaccataagtaattggacaaacttaaGTGTCAGGATTATTTTCAATATaaaaatcacttttacagtcaggaTTCTTGGCTGACCGAAAACATCAGATGTGGCTGGTAGAATCCCTAGGGAGGCACATGTGCATGTTTATCTCCCCAAATAGAAAAACTTGTTAGAAGTTAAGAGGCATTATACAGTTAGCAGCTTAGTGCACTTTTCATTCTGCAGTGCTGCTGTCCTCTAAGTCATGACAAGTCAACTGCTGATGAGGGGCCCTTTCTTCTGTTTACAACAGCAGCGAGCCCCTCAGCTATAATTGTCTATCTACCTGCCCATTAAACCATTTATGTttgactagctggggtacccggcgctgcccgagttaacctgttttagacataagccaaatgccaatcattttaatcaaaacagttgcccaacatttgtttttgtaatgctgatatcTTAGAAATacaatagttaatgggctaaagtttgtccagcagaactataagaggtggactccccaaactaagtggaaatacttggttaaaagacaaacacatttgaaatcctgcatgcagactttgttttacaATCaactttataacaaaattacaaaaggtaggtaacagtaaatgtaaatatcaatcaaaattgagggagtggtgtatttcactgtttataCATtgaaattttacaaacataaaatgaatgtactgtatttagacaggaaggcaaactgggttatacaggacagtcaggtgcttaacagttgaaaaCAAAGTAGATGaataaagggattaaataaacagagatggccaacacatacacagggctggaaatttgaatctgcctggtcatacccacagcctcagcctaagcatgttgttgtttgctgagtgtgctgtggctgtgctgtagaaagggattaaataaacagagatggccaacacatatacagcgctggaaatttgaatctgcctggtcatacccacagccggctattttgggggtaatttccagttaaacttttttttaaaaaatggtaccagtttgttccccatgtcatggggattcagaatacgaggtctgttagaaaagaaatttgcgcgtcgggacggaggcgcagggcacagaacaaaaaagcaacgccgtgatgaagcctcacaggacatgttgtggcatgtccagctcatccacaatttctcggacgacgtcctggatcaacaaagcgttcactttggaaatgatctggtcatctgagcctgtcgatcgccgctcggtgcgccatccaccgctgtgggccgtctttaatccagctgtaattgtccttaatctgtgtgatccccataaaatcttcaccgaaagccatctgaattttccaaatggtttccacctggctgtctctcacactttctgaaaaaattttgatgaagcaaagtggcagtcgttcagccaatttcctgacaatgaaaatgcgatgagggggctggaccactcctcccacaaggcgtgctcacaggcaaatgacgtcccggatcaacaaagccttcacgttggaaatgatctggttgttccagcggggtgtcagcctgtcgatgggggctgggagtgcgccgcgctctcaacagttgtgggccgtccttaaagcggcagtaacaccccgtaatctgtttaatccccataaaatcgtccctgaaagtcatattaatttttcgaacggtgtccacctggaggtctctcacagtttctggaaaaaaattgacgcagcaaagctccaaatcgttcagacatttattcgcaataaaaaatagacgagatggGTGGacgacacctcactcaaagcctgctcacaggcgaatgacgcaaccgacaggcatgaaaaaactcacgcatgcacacgagggttcaagcttgtctgacgcaatcacacgtgattcaaatccatatgttttttttaaaaaataatgtcggatacttttctaacagacctcgtatgtatatagaTTGACGCATGCAGTCCATCTGATTTTTGTGCACCTGATCCCGACAAATCCAGGAGTGAAGCAGACTAGGaactgattagtacttggctgggaagTCCTCACTTAGGAAGTCAAGGggctgtttgtgcatgtgtttctcaattcaattcaattgatttcgtttatataacgccaaatcacaacaaagctgcctcaaggctcttcacataagtaaggtctaaccttaccaacccctagggcAAGCACatagatgacagtggtaaggaaaaactccctctgatgatttgaggaagaatcctgaagcagaccagacttaaaggggtgaccctttgcttgggtttCTCCATGTGGAACTGAAGCTGTGTCAAGAAAGGCAGCCGGTGTAAAATACCAATATCTGTACTAGGgtactcacgattcaattcgattctgattcttggggcgacgattcgattcagaatctatttttgattcaaagagctctgagaaatagttacttaaaagtgtttatgtttaagaaaatgcagctttacaaggttaatcaagtgattctagatgtaaatttacttatctgctttgctcgttcagagttggctggcagtttagcgaagcgctggtcagtagttggcagagaccgctgctcccctcttttagctccgggtgatggcgaagcatgtgggcttgcggatttgaagtgtttcccaagtacttgactttcattttgcagattttgcacactgcataagtcatgtcaagctccttcttatgcagcaaataataaaaatccaaaatgcacccaaacatttgccttcagcaaagacggtgctagctctttgtccgccatgctaagctgcagctcacgaatgtttgaagcagagCGgactagtgatgttaagctcgagtcagtctgctcgacacagcatcgagctttctGAACCATAAGTGttagtgagcagcgtttcgagcacgcccccatcacgtgaccactgcgagcgaggcctcgttacgtcacaccacgtgtcgagcttcgcatAATCTTGCCAAGtattaaatgagatctgaatcgcagctcaaaccgtgggtttttgagaggaggagattgctagcgacacttaactgttattgccaattaccacgTGAATCGAAGCCAAggaagcattagtttatatttaggtctagtttagagttcatttagtacatacacataggatctaacgtagacagacacacaccatacacaacaggcatccattcatatacatttattcacacagtacatcaacataggttataggttagactatatattataggtagatcagagactaagctgagtgactgaagagctgtgattttgttgaagtgaaaggtgtgagaaaggtgagtgtgtgtgtgagagagagagtgagtagtggtgaggaagggacatggaggagccacttccaaaagagcacgatcaattgcttgggagcactttgatctaataagcacCAAAAAGGtgaagtgcttgatttgtgctcaagagttgaggtagtgtaacaatacgtcttcaatgctgagacacctgaggtccaaacatcccgagacatcaatggctgctgcttctgttgctgctcctggagcaggaatcaggccatgtaagctatattttattctttatctaagattaaaacatactcataaaaatagctcagcatgtcatactgtattccattaaaggcagacaagctgatttggatgaggcactggtggactatgttgtggaagatgcacaaccattcaaaatagtggagaccaaagccttcagggctttgctacaaaggtttgacccaacatattcccacctccagaggagaagacctgCTCAATACTGGGCGATacgagtcgcagtctatcccaatttacagagaatggcaaaaaatatttgtcgatgccagcaacatcagtgccttgcgagcgggtcttttccaaagctggagaggtggtgaggcagaaaaggagccgattaaagcccagcacCGTTGACAttcttttttgaataaaaattgttgaaagttgcacaatcacccgtctcctatcccctctattctaatttacaaattacagcaacataagcaccagttgcagaagcacatgccttcCTCACTTTtccgtcacattttatccaaatatagttgaggaatgataacacaaacctACATATAggctacaataaaggctttcataactattatgtgtgcatctgtagggactatttattacattaagaagACACataatacatgggtgattctttaactacaggcactattggccttgtaaatgtaatttccaccacaccattgccttacaatataaagcgccttggggcaaactgtttgtgatttggcactatatacatgtgctctgatgtcactgtttatctccatagaaactacccaaacaatctttcatacaaactgtttagggacattacagtgttgtggtggaaattacagcaatagtgtgggacaactacattttgtttaaaaaaaatcacaacagttgtataacattgaatatcccaattatgttttgattattttactgatattttattcagacattttaaaacattagaaaaaacgtttctttaccattcatttttatcattgaagatcaaaagtctgggtgtgggacaagcacaaaacgacaatatttgcatataatgatgccgaaaaaggtgaaaaagtcattatagactactagaacaaatttctcaacacactttcattgtaaagatactataaaagtgtgaaatttcccatttttctgtttttcatacaatatgatcaaaggacataagtgcccgtagtctaagaatcacccacatatgacattttcttcttcttattattatttttcaagaacaaaccacatcagtcatgaattaatgcaaacatttgtcagggcactcgctcaaggtaattctcaaagcaatccagcagatgtcacccttcaaactatcaaacgcgtcgaagcagtgtgtcgattttcagccagttgtgttgcagtggctcattggttcatgaggcttcgaaattgccatcactagagcagaccctcccctcgcggggacgctgtagtacggaagccgttgcctgacaaacggtACACGCAGCaattaagcaagaaaatgttttaaaaatgcttttcaaaaatagattcttggacattttgggatcaattcagaatcgtaataaataagaatcgcgattcggacgtgaatcgatttttttccggcacccctaatcTGTACTGGacccgctgtggtgaccctgactaACTGGGGACAGCCGAAAGGGCCTCGAGGCTTTGTTTAAAGCTGCAGTACATACACcgggcctgtatgtggcgctgtaacgcatccacaaaaaacacagaagaagaccatagcgctaatcaatgtagcaggcgatgctacaagtttacaaagccatatgctgagtaaaataaagctttaagagaaagggtctgcgcagatcgtctgaaacggagttcttgcgcatttaaagtgaagcagtgtttttgtatatattatttaaaaaaacacgtTTGCTCCATTGGtcgttctccacctccgcagatgaagtgaaaggacgcgcactttaaatgagtcatgtttaatgattaaaaaaagctttaattcagatttggtaagagttttatcaacaggcagcttttgtggaaacgctgcaatccacagccgtgtttcaaaggctgtgttattcaccaagtatccacagaaaaagaatttgactttggtttgttaCACTCTGTACAGcacgtataaatatacactaaacactgaataaattacagtaataaaagtgcaaatgaaatacgcaataagaaggaaaaaaagaatgtcctgtccgcagactgaagatttcacagactacCTGatcttatggtttggcaaagctctaaaactcttaatatgaaaaaaataaataacccagcaaaacagagagggaacaccctaacttaaaaatctgcatgatggcacagcaactTGTGCCAGTGCttatagggagagccctgccactactgatattgtttaaaaacacaaggtACTTTtaccgattactcgattaatcgataaaataaaaaatagaatatttgattccaaaaatattcaataGCTGCAGCTCTAAATAAAACTTACACAATGGTAGCACACTCTGAAGATCATCTGTatggaggacactaattgtgatccAAAGCTGTGAGCGGGAGAtaattcacttttaatatatatttgTTAAATACATGTAGGTCATCACTTTAATTCAGGTATTTGCTAAATGATTAACAGACGTGGAGAACAAAATGTTCaaattgtaattattttttttaatgttgagaGGA is from Thalassophryne amazonica chromosome 1, fThaAma1.1, whole genome shotgun sequence and encodes:
- the emc9 gene encoding ER membrane protein complex subunit 9 isoform X2, which encodes MGEVELSCRAYVKMYLHSCLFPRCSINGLLLSSSSTGGAVCVTDCIPLLHSHLSLAPITQLALTQVDVWCSQTQQTIVGYYQANACAGDSSPTTCALKIADKIAEQFDSAVLLMLDGSKMSPDYRVPPIVIYERKDSRWTLKDKHTIMLRQWEETREIANQMLESGDQLLLVDFDSHLDDITKDWTNQKLNTKIAELASPANGSI
- the emc9 gene encoding ER membrane protein complex subunit 9 isoform X1, which produces MSCFISNQSKRLLEETVFRLIIILFFSVCLLFVSSAVMGEVELSCRAYVKMYLHSCLFPRCSINGLLLSSSSTGGAVCVTDCIPLLHSHLSLAPITQLALTQVDVWCSQTQQTIVGYYQANACAGDSSPTTCALKIADKIAEQFDSAVLLMLDGSKMSPDYRVPPIVIYERKDSRWTLKDKHTIMLRQWEETREIANQMLESGDQLLLVDFDSHLDDITKDWTNQKLNTKIAELASPANGSI